The Roseiconus lacunae genome has a segment encoding these proteins:
- a CDS encoding pyridoxine 5'-phosphate synthase, which translates to MIELGVNIDHVATVRQARRTYEPDPVVAAALAEQGGADGITFHLREDRRHIQDRDVELLVQTVTVRTNFELACADDVLAIALRVKPDWALLVPESREEVTTEGGLNVAGDDGRIAAAVKRLKGEGILTSLFVDPDPKQVAASAKLGVDAVELHTGPYAHAGRDNVAAEIERLRDAGRVATSEGIRLHAGHGLNYANVRPIAKLENVIELNIGHAIISRAVMVGMREAVAEMRRILDLVSS; encoded by the coding sequence ATGATCGAATTAGGCGTCAACATTGACCACGTCGCAACCGTTCGTCAAGCGCGGCGGACCTACGAACCCGATCCGGTCGTCGCGGCGGCGCTTGCCGAACAAGGCGGCGCCGACGGGATCACGTTTCACCTTCGCGAGGATCGACGGCACATTCAAGATCGCGACGTCGAATTACTGGTCCAAACGGTCACTGTTCGAACGAACTTTGAACTTGCATGTGCTGACGATGTATTGGCGATCGCGCTACGAGTCAAACCGGATTGGGCATTGCTGGTGCCCGAGAGTCGTGAAGAAGTGACAACCGAAGGCGGTTTGAACGTCGCCGGCGACGACGGGCGAATCGCCGCGGCGGTCAAGAGGCTTAAAGGCGAGGGAATCTTGACCAGCCTGTTTGTTGATCCTGACCCCAAGCAGGTGGCGGCATCCGCGAAGCTGGGGGTGGATGCCGTTGAGCTTCATACGGGACCGTACGCGCACGCCGGTCGCGACAACGTCGCTGCTGAAATCGAGCGGTTGCGTGACGCCGGCCGGGTTGCAACCTCGGAAGGCATACGGCTGCACGCAGGGCACGGGCTGAACTATGCCAACGTGCGACCGATCGCCAAGCTTGAGAACGTGATTGAGCTAAATATTGGTCATGCGATCATTAGCCGCGCCGTGATGGTCGGCATGCGTGAGGCGGTCGCAGAGATGCGACGCATTTTAGACCTCGTGTCGAGCTAG